The following are encoded together in the Mesoterricola sediminis genome:
- a CDS encoding ribonuclease III family protein translates to MSARKPTPLEAKLGYTFRDPALVEAALTPPSAGLDVDNQRLEFLGDAVLQLCVSRLVYREHPAWPEGALTKLRGLVVCADALHAWAEDLGLEVRMGPRSGRRTRGTRNELADAVEALLAAVHLDLEARGRSPLDGVMALVEARFLETIRRAYLGVWEVRDTKTTLQERAAVLSLGAPVYEEVSRQGPDHAPTFTVKVRVGPHEAVASAGSLKRAQMEAARLLLEALPASSAGAPS, encoded by the coding sequence TTGAGCGCACGCAAGCCCACGCCCCTGGAAGCGAAACTGGGTTACACATTCAGGGATCCCGCCCTCGTGGAGGCCGCGCTGACGCCCCCTTCGGCGGGCCTGGACGTGGACAACCAGCGGCTCGAGTTCCTGGGCGACGCGGTCCTCCAGCTCTGCGTCTCGCGCCTCGTGTACCGGGAGCACCCCGCCTGGCCCGAGGGCGCGCTGACCAAGCTGCGGGGCCTCGTGGTCTGCGCCGACGCGCTCCACGCCTGGGCCGAGGACCTGGGGCTGGAGGTCCGGATGGGACCCCGCTCCGGACGCAGGACCCGCGGCACCCGCAACGAGCTGGCCGATGCCGTGGAGGCCCTCCTCGCCGCGGTCCACCTGGACCTGGAAGCGCGGGGGCGGTCGCCCCTCGACGGGGTGATGGCCCTGGTGGAGGCCCGGTTCCTGGAGACGATCCGGCGGGCCTACCTCGGGGTCTGGGAGGTGCGCGACACCAAGACCACCCTCCAGGAGCGGGCCGCCGTCCTTTCGCTCGGGGCCCCGGTCTACGAGGAGGTCTCCCGCCAGGGCCCCGACCACGCCCCCACCTTCACGGTGAAGGTCCGCGTCGGCCCCCACGAAGCCGTCGCCTCGGCGGGCTCCCTCAAGCGCGCGCAGATGGAGGCCGCGCGCCTCCTCCTGGAGGCGCTCCCCGCCTCCTCCGCGGGCGCGCCTTCTTAA
- a CDS encoding flagellin translates to MSSILNNISAMGASRQLGITGSNLQQTIERLTTGKRINKASDDAAGLAIANKLNADIKIAGQAQRNANDGVSYLQVADGALDQVTSLLTRASQLAQQAQTGTISTSNRANLDAEFQNIITTISNIGINTNFNGTAIFSSTGTQSVTVQAGDYSSLTISLAQVASSSTSALGLTSNGTTGNNLQSSSAAKTSADALAAALNSVSSMRATIGASEAQLNATSDILGIQVQNFTAASSQIQDANIADEVVNLTKFQILNQSGTSALAKSNQNAQQILALLQ, encoded by the coding sequence ATGAGTTCCATTCTTAACAATATCTCTGCCATGGGCGCGAGCCGTCAGCTGGGTATCACCGGCTCCAACCTTCAGCAGACGATTGAGCGCCTGACCACCGGCAAGCGCATCAACAAGGCCTCCGACGACGCGGCCGGCTTGGCGATCGCCAACAAGCTGAACGCGGACATCAAGATCGCCGGCCAGGCCCAGCGCAACGCCAACGACGGCGTCTCCTACCTGCAGGTCGCCGACGGCGCCCTCGACCAGGTGACCTCCCTCCTCACCCGCGCCTCCCAGCTGGCGCAGCAGGCCCAGACCGGCACCATCAGCACGTCCAACCGGGCCAACCTCGACGCCGAGTTCCAGAACATCATCACCACCATCTCCAACATCGGCATCAACACCAACTTCAACGGCACGGCCATCTTCAGCTCCACCGGCACCCAGAGCGTGACGGTCCAGGCGGGCGACTACAGCTCCCTGACCATCTCCCTGGCCCAGGTCGCCAGCAGCTCCACGTCCGCCCTCGGCCTGACCTCCAACGGCACCACGGGCAACAACCTGCAGAGCTCCTCCGCCGCCAAGACCTCCGCCGACGCCCTGGCCGCCGCCCTGAACTCGGTCAGCAGCATGCGCGCCACCATCGGCGCCTCCGAGGCCCAGCTGAACGCCACCTCCGACATCCTGGGCATCCAGGTGCAGAACTTCACCGCCGCCTCCAGCCAGATCCAGGACGCGAACATCGCGGATGAAGTGGTCAACCTGACCAAGTTCCAGATCCTGAACCAGTCCGGCACCAGCGCCCTGGCCAAGTCCAACCAGAACGCCCAGCAGATTCTCGCCCTCCTCCAGTAG
- the fliS gene encoding flagellar export chaperone FliS, which yields MNPNYGGTAANHYLIQQINGASPERLMFMLLEGAQKFLLQAIAAVRRRDIATRARMVNRVSSIVEELAIRLNHEEGGELVGNLTRIYDWWLKELFEASQRNEAERLETIERQIAEMKTAWAELDQRQSTTQASPLSAQGLVG from the coding sequence ATGAACCCGAACTACGGCGGCACCGCCGCCAACCACTACCTGATCCAGCAGATCAACGGCGCCTCGCCCGAGCGCCTCATGTTCATGCTCCTGGAAGGGGCCCAGAAGTTCCTGCTCCAGGCCATCGCCGCCGTCCGCCGGCGGGACATCGCCACCCGCGCCCGCATGGTCAACCGCGTCTCCTCCATCGTGGAGGAGCTGGCCATCCGCCTCAACCACGAGGAGGGCGGTGAGCTGGTGGGCAACCTGACGCGCATCTACGACTGGTGGCTGAAGGAGCTCTTCGAGGCCAGCCAGCGCAACGAGGCCGAGCGCCTGGAAACCATCGAGCGGCAGATCGCGGAGATGAAGACCGCCTGGGCCGAGCTGGACCAGCGCCAGAGCACCACCCAGGCCAGCCCCCTCAGCGCCCAGGGGCTGGTGGGATGA
- the fliD gene encoding flagellar filament capping protein FliD yields MASAISFQGLSTNLPTDQLIAAIINQQSQPMVRMQNQQATNNKKSLALQTLRTDLTSLSTAIDSLTISGFQSNKVTSTDSQGTYATATASGAASGQYDLTVKSLATRSRLVLPTALATGAAVGTGTYTLTDMSGRTASITIDSTNNTLSGLAQAINNAKDASGTALDVGATVIQTNADGTSQLVLSANNTGVGSGGATTFSLQMAAGSALDPGATGTFTSSTATNSNFILNGVEMWRSSNAVSDAVAGVTFNLNQAQTDLTKTTTFTVAMDTDAATKAMQTVVDKFNAFYKDYKDNAKFTQNDDGTYTKGVFNMDMTVRNIVSQVSQALMGSPSGVNPATAYNSAASIGLKTNQDGTIALDTTAFTDALTKGSRAVSNLFANSGSSTSPLLTFVSSGSKTTSSPIAFSVANNAGTLTGSFTTTGADGNPATYTLTSTDGNFYGATGTPLEGLVLQASAGATGTLTVSTGISRLLQDLNNTLSDSNPGDIGGLISDLSASNYRLQIQIDQQKDYLDRSKASLQKLYSNLETVVGQLQAAGQSLSSL; encoded by the coding sequence ATGGCATCCGCCATCAGCTTTCAAGGCTTGTCGACCAACCTGCCCACGGACCAGCTCATCGCGGCGATCATCAATCAGCAGAGCCAGCCGATGGTCCGCATGCAGAACCAGCAGGCGACCAACAACAAGAAGTCCCTGGCCCTCCAGACCCTGCGCACGGACCTGACGAGCCTCAGCACGGCCATCGACAGCCTGACCATCAGCGGCTTCCAGAGCAACAAGGTCACCAGCACCGACTCCCAGGGCACGTACGCCACGGCGACCGCCAGCGGCGCCGCCTCGGGGCAGTACGACCTCACCGTGAAGAGCCTGGCCACCCGGTCCCGGCTCGTCCTCCCCACCGCCCTCGCCACCGGCGCCGCGGTGGGCACCGGCACGTACACGCTGACGGACATGTCGGGCCGGACGGCCTCCATCACCATCGACAGCACCAACAACACCCTGTCCGGCCTCGCCCAGGCCATCAACAACGCCAAGGACGCCAGCGGCACCGCCCTGGACGTGGGGGCGACCGTCATCCAGACCAACGCGGACGGGACCAGCCAGCTGGTCCTCAGCGCCAACAACACCGGCGTCGGCAGCGGCGGGGCCACCACGTTCTCCCTGCAGATGGCCGCCGGCAGCGCCCTCGACCCCGGCGCGACCGGGACCTTCACCTCCAGCACCGCCACCAATTCCAACTTCATCCTCAACGGGGTGGAGATGTGGCGGAGCTCCAACGCCGTCTCGGACGCCGTCGCCGGCGTCACCTTCAACCTGAACCAGGCCCAGACCGACCTGACCAAGACGACCACGTTCACGGTCGCCATGGACACGGACGCCGCCACCAAGGCCATGCAGACCGTCGTCGACAAGTTCAACGCGTTCTACAAGGACTACAAGGACAACGCCAAGTTCACCCAGAACGACGACGGCACCTACACCAAGGGCGTCTTCAACATGGACATGACGGTGCGCAACATCGTCAGCCAGGTCTCCCAGGCCCTCATGGGCTCCCCCTCCGGGGTCAACCCCGCGACCGCCTACAACTCGGCCGCCTCCATCGGCCTCAAGACCAACCAGGACGGCACCATCGCCCTGGACACCACCGCCTTCACCGACGCCCTCACGAAGGGCAGCCGGGCGGTGTCCAACCTCTTCGCCAACAGCGGCAGCTCCACGAGCCCCCTCCTCACCTTCGTGAGCTCGGGGAGCAAGACCACGAGTTCCCCCATCGCGTTCTCCGTCGCCAACAACGCCGGGACCCTCACGGGCTCCTTCACCACCACCGGCGCGGACGGGAATCCCGCGACCTACACCCTCACCTCCACCGACGGCAATTTCTATGGCGCCACCGGCACGCCCCTGGAAGGCCTGGTTCTCCAGGCCAGCGCAGGAGCGACCGGGACCCTGACGGTTTCCACCGGCATCTCCCGCCTGTTGCAGGACCTGAACAACACCCTCAGCGACAGCAACCCGGGCGATATCGGCGGCCTCATTTCCGATCTCTCGGCCTCCAACTACCGGCTCCAGATCCAGATCGACCAGCAGAAGGATTATCTGGACCGGTCCAAGGCCAGTCTTCAGAAACTCTATTCCAACCTCGAAACCGTCGTCGGACAGTTGCAGGCAGCCGGGCAAAGCCTCTCCAGCCTCTGA
- the eno gene encoding phosphopyruvate hydratase — MKLIDRVSALEVLDSRGNPTVMARVTLSDGTIGQAMVPSGASTGSREALEKRDGDKKRYLGKGVLGAVQAINTEINEALQGMDPFQQAELDELLLDLDGTENKSNLGANALLGTSMALAAAAANASGQPLYRYLGGASARTLPVPMMNILNGGAHADNNVDIQEFMILPVGAPSFRECVRWCAEVYHALKGVLKARKLSTGVGDEGGFAPDLGSNEEALVLIQEAIKKAGFKPGKDFHLGLDCASSEFYKDKAYEIDGGRKTGPQLVDYYKGLVERHPVLTIEDGFDESDWKNWGLLTKALGNQIQLVGDDLFVTNPAILAKGIKEGVANAILIKLNQIGTVTETLKAVDMAHKAGYRAIISHRSGETEDTFIADLVVATGAGQLKTGAPCRSDRVAKYNRLLQIEWELGAAARYAGPEAFGALLR; from the coding sequence ATGAAATTGATTGATCGTGTTTCCGCCCTCGAAGTCCTGGATAGTCGAGGCAATCCGACAGTAATGGCCCGGGTGACGCTCTCAGATGGAACCATCGGCCAGGCGATGGTTCCATCCGGGGCTTCCACGGGGAGCCGCGAGGCCCTCGAGAAGCGCGACGGGGACAAGAAGCGCTACCTGGGCAAGGGCGTCCTCGGCGCCGTCCAGGCCATCAACACCGAGATCAACGAGGCCCTCCAGGGCATGGACCCCTTCCAGCAGGCCGAGCTCGACGAGCTCCTCCTGGACCTGGACGGCACCGAGAACAAGTCCAACCTGGGGGCCAACGCCCTCCTGGGCACCTCCATGGCCCTCGCGGCCGCCGCGGCCAACGCCAGCGGCCAGCCCCTGTACCGCTACCTGGGTGGCGCATCGGCCCGCACGCTTCCCGTGCCGATGATGAACATCCTCAACGGCGGCGCCCACGCCGACAACAACGTGGACATTCAGGAATTCATGATCCTCCCCGTGGGCGCCCCCAGCTTCCGGGAGTGCGTGCGCTGGTGCGCCGAGGTCTACCACGCCCTCAAGGGCGTGCTGAAGGCCCGCAAGCTCTCCACCGGCGTCGGCGACGAGGGCGGCTTCGCCCCCGACCTGGGCAGCAACGAGGAAGCCCTCGTGCTGATCCAGGAAGCCATCAAGAAGGCCGGCTTCAAGCCCGGCAAGGACTTCCACCTGGGCCTCGACTGCGCCTCCTCCGAGTTCTACAAGGACAAGGCCTACGAGATCGACGGCGGCCGGAAGACCGGTCCCCAGCTCGTCGACTACTACAAGGGCCTCGTGGAGCGCCACCCCGTGCTCACCATCGAGGACGGCTTCGACGAGTCCGACTGGAAGAACTGGGGCCTCCTCACCAAGGCCCTCGGCAACCAGATCCAGCTGGTGGGCGACGACCTCTTCGTCACCAACCCGGCCATCCTCGCCAAGGGCATCAAGGAGGGCGTCGCGAACGCCATCCTCATCAAGCTCAACCAGATCGGCACCGTGACCGAGACCCTGAAGGCCGTCGACATGGCCCACAAGGCCGGTTACCGGGCGATCATCAGCCACCGCAGCGGCGAGACCGAGGACACCTTCATCGCCGACCTGGTCGTCGCCACCGGCGCGGGCCAGCTGAAGACCGGCGCCCCCTGCCGTTCCGACCGGGTGGCCAAGTACAACCGCCTCCTGCAGATCGAGTGGGAGCTCGGCGCCGCCGCCCGCTACGCGGGCCCCGAAGCCTTCGGCGCCCTCCTCCGCTAG
- a CDS encoding indole-3-glycerol-phosphate synthase encodes MLKKVQIFKALDIEIKKQKGPAAVKDAYKGHHSLKEELSQPGITVIAETAGGNPLRGQVREAYRASTHAKSLVENGARAISVATDRFLFYGEDKHLSEVRSAVKVPLLRHDFIFEEYQIEESKILGADAVFLMAALLETERLSALSRLARAKSLDVIVEIASDADLKKALEADADIVCVLGRDLDTWEPKWEEALALMKKVPQSRCLRILEAGVCTLQQIQQLEGMGVHGVVIGDALLDEFYPGKRLAQILSGVEVARKPVKAKGKQEAQQPPQAKGSRPEKAQAEAAEGSKTKTGGAVPTGKAQSTTQSPQPARKGKKEFPMEHINLPDETTNPVETTPEPAAPTVKKVAAKKPAAKKPAAKKPAAKKPAAKKPAAKKPAAKKPAAKKAAPAKKAAPAKKAAPKKAAAKKPAVKKAAPAKKAAPKKAVAKKPVVKKAAPAKKAAPKKVVAKKPVAKKAAPAKKVAPKKAVAKKPVAKKAVVKKAAPAKKAAPKKAVAKKPVAKKAVAKKPAAKKTTKK; translated from the coding sequence ATGCTGAAAAAAGTCCAGATCTTCAAAGCGCTGGACATCGAGATCAAGAAGCAAAAAGGGCCCGCCGCAGTCAAGGATGCCTACAAGGGGCACCACTCCCTCAAGGAGGAGTTGAGCCAGCCGGGCATCACCGTCATCGCCGAGACCGCCGGCGGGAACCCCCTCCGCGGCCAGGTGCGCGAGGCGTACCGGGCCTCGACCCACGCGAAGAGCCTCGTCGAGAACGGCGCGAGGGCCATCTCCGTCGCGACCGACCGCTTCCTGTTCTACGGTGAGGACAAGCATCTCTCGGAGGTGCGTTCCGCGGTGAAGGTCCCCCTCCTCCGCCACGACTTCATCTTCGAGGAGTACCAGATCGAGGAGAGCAAGATCCTCGGCGCGGACGCCGTGTTCCTCATGGCGGCGCTCCTGGAGACCGAGAGGCTCTCCGCCCTGTCCAGGCTGGCCCGCGCCAAGAGCCTGGACGTCATCGTGGAGATCGCCTCGGACGCGGACCTGAAGAAGGCCCTCGAGGCGGACGCCGACATCGTCTGCGTGCTGGGCCGGGACCTCGACACGTGGGAGCCCAAGTGGGAGGAGGCCCTCGCGCTGATGAAGAAGGTCCCCCAGAGCAGGTGCCTGCGCATCCTGGAAGCCGGCGTCTGCACCCTCCAGCAGATCCAGCAGCTGGAAGGCATGGGTGTACACGGCGTCGTCATCGGCGACGCCCTGCTGGACGAGTTCTACCCCGGCAAGCGCCTGGCCCAGATCCTTTCGGGCGTCGAGGTGGCCAGGAAGCCCGTGAAGGCGAAGGGCAAGCAGGAAGCGCAGCAGCCCCCCCAGGCCAAGGGTTCCAGGCCCGAGAAGGCCCAGGCGGAGGCGGCGGAAGGTTCGAAGACCAAGACGGGTGGCGCGGTCCCGACCGGCAAGGCACAATCCACCACCCAATCCCCCCAACCCGCCCGCAAGGGCAAAAAGGAGTTCCCCATGGAACACATCAACCTGCCCGACGAGACCACCAACCCCGTCGAGACCACCCCGGAGCCGGCTGCCCCGACCGTCAAGAAGGTCGCCGCGAAGAAGCCCGCCGCCAAGAAGCCCGCTGCCAAGAAGCCCGCGGCCAAGAAGCCTGCCGCCAAGAAGCCCGCCGCGAAGAAGCCCGCGGCCAAGAAGCCCGCCGCCAAGAAGGCCGCCCCCGCGAAGAAGGCCGCCCCCGCCAAGAAGGCCGCCCCCAAGAAGGCCGCCGCCAAGAAGCCCGCCGTCAAGAAGGCCGCTCCCGCGAAGAAGGCCGCCCCCAAGAAGGCCGTCGCCAAGAAGCCGGTCGTCAAGAAGGCCGCTCCCGCGAAGAAGGCCGCCCCCAAGAAGGTCGTCGCCAAGAAGCCGGTCGCCAAGAAGGCCGCTCCCGCGAAGAAGGTCGCCCCCAAGAAGGCCGTCGCCAAGAAGCCGGTCGCCAAGAAGGCCGTCGTCAAGAAGGCCGCTCCCGCGAAGAAGGCCGCCCCCAAGAAGGCCGTCGCCAAGAAGCCGGTCGCCAAGAAGGCCGTCGCCAAGAAGCCGGCCGCCAAGAAGACCACCAAGAAGTAG
- the upp gene encoding uracil phosphoribosyltransferase: MDATVLDHPLCDHKVSLLRDRKTPGILFRRVLEELGLILAVECTRHLPTEPVAVETPLERTQGRRLTALDPVLVPVLRAGLGLLPPFLQLLPTAKVGHLGLYRDHDSLVPVPYYRNFPPLLDQRHVFILDPMLATGGSASEAVRQLKVAGAQRITLCSVLAAPEGVARLQQDHPDLRIFVAALDRELNDKAYILPGLGDAGDRLFGTL; the protein is encoded by the coding sequence ATGGATGCGACCGTTCTCGATCACCCGTTGTGCGACCACAAGGTCTCCCTCCTGCGCGACCGGAAGACGCCTGGAATCCTGTTCCGGCGCGTGCTTGAGGAGCTCGGCCTGATCCTCGCCGTCGAGTGCACGCGGCATCTGCCGACCGAGCCCGTGGCCGTGGAAACGCCGCTGGAGCGCACTCAGGGCCGCAGGCTCACCGCCCTCGACCCGGTGCTCGTCCCCGTCCTGCGCGCCGGCCTCGGCCTGCTGCCGCCGTTCCTGCAGCTGCTGCCGACGGCCAAGGTGGGCCACCTCGGCCTCTACCGCGACCACGATTCGCTGGTGCCCGTGCCGTACTACCGGAACTTCCCCCCGCTCCTCGACCAGCGCCACGTCTTCATCCTGGACCCCATGCTCGCGACCGGCGGCAGCGCGTCCGAGGCCGTGCGCCAGCTGAAGGTCGCCGGCGCCCAGCGGATCACCCTCTGCTCCGTGCTGGCCGCCCCCGAGGGCGTCGCCCGGCTCCAGCAGGACCACCCCGACCTGCGCATCTTCGTCGCGGCCCTCGACCGGGAACTCAACGACAAGGCGTACATCCTCCCCGGCCTCGGCGACGCGGGGGACCGCCTCTTCGGGACCCTGTAG
- a CDS encoding flagellar protein FlaG, which produces MSDAISPAGNQGVSPPSAALAAAQSVAAQASPRTDATTVASAQAGAIHTAAAQSQAAAKLELSETAAQATAKAPVNAVMTMEEAAQAFQDYLNSLPSNLQFKPDYEAGIVVFKVVNPVTQKVIRQLPPEEVVNQVRNMRLAEKRGHSGILLDESF; this is translated from the coding sequence ATGTCCGATGCCATCAGTCCAGCAGGGAACCAAGGGGTGTCACCGCCCTCGGCCGCCCTGGCTGCGGCCCAGAGCGTGGCCGCGCAGGCGTCACCCCGTACGGACGCCACCACCGTTGCGAGCGCCCAGGCTGGCGCCATCCACACCGCCGCGGCGCAGTCCCAGGCCGCGGCCAAGCTCGAGCTGTCCGAGACGGCCGCCCAGGCCACGGCCAAGGCCCCGGTCAACGCTGTCATGACCATGGAGGAGGCCGCCCAGGCCTTCCAGGACTACCTGAACAGCCTGCCCTCCAACCTCCAGTTCAAGCCCGACTACGAAGCCGGCATCGTCGTCTTCAAGGTCGTCAACCCGGTGACCCAGAAAGTCATCCGGCAGCTGCCGCCGGAAGAGGTCGTCAACCAGGTGCGGAACATGCGCCTGGCCGAAAAGCGCGGACATTCTGGCATCCTTCTTGATGAGAGTTTTTGA
- a CDS encoding FtsB family cell division protein — protein MNTSLLLKSSTLWTVLGFSGLGSAAILLFSPDGVTSLHKRRADLVEQQRQLLRMHRANLELAQEVQRLAAKDPELYEALARQQGLARPGETVYTFRDRGRK, from the coding sequence ATGAACACCTCCCTCCTCCTGAAGTCCAGCACCCTTTGGACGGTGCTGGGCTTCTCGGGGCTGGGATCCGCCGCCATCCTCCTCTTCAGTCCCGACGGCGTGACCAGCCTGCACAAGCGCCGCGCCGACCTCGTCGAGCAGCAGCGGCAGCTCCTGCGCATGCACCGGGCCAACCTGGAGCTGGCGCAGGAGGTGCAGCGCCTCGCCGCCAAGGATCCCGAACTCTACGAAGCCCTGGCCCGCCAGCAGGGCCTGGCCCGGCCCGGGGAGACGGTCTACACCTTCCGCGACCGCGGCCGCAAGTAG
- a CDS encoding tetratricopeptide repeat protein → MAIPFKNLPILLGAIRQDGADGELALVQNDGERRFYFVKGELVHLKSEAAGEQFGNYLLRQGILDLQALNELLANEERYRLGEKVIQWGMMTLEERDTHILALQEQIMVHALEHPVLDWTWTPGAMDQRLEQDLHFRMHHRRFVWNAFQECHYMMDLLDILDGQRDWTWEGRRDLVESMADLPLTPGTAYALSFLGADPIAFGTFRDLSALDEEEAARLVMTLWALGALTLKAEAVPTLKAAPPPAPAPEPVLEFTPGPAPDPLPLIPPPLLRPSDIRPSTGLPLILPPPRPPRATPPALDLEPLPIQPEFLDFEGEPGDGKGPSGNKRIQAPAAPPPPPPPPPAEPEPELPPQLPPTGLPLSPAGIPLASPAIPLAPAPAPPENPDRPLEAAATAIPALPPPPPVLEGPARARQLMTHARMSAQQDRTVEAVRLLEQVVQLDPDGEVAFEAWLMLGRLRSTNPAWSTRAIEALQQAARLRPRRAEPWAAMGEIYHRKGFETNAIACFKKALGLDPSVAIPKDVDLDAPAPTPAPAPAKKGLLGKFKSMLGGD, encoded by the coding sequence GTGGCCATTCCCTTCAAGAACCTGCCCATCCTGCTGGGGGCCATCCGCCAGGACGGGGCCGACGGAGAGCTGGCGCTCGTCCAGAACGACGGGGAACGGCGCTTCTATTTCGTGAAGGGCGAGCTCGTCCACCTCAAGAGCGAGGCCGCGGGCGAGCAGTTCGGCAACTACCTGCTCCGCCAGGGCATCCTGGACCTCCAGGCCCTCAACGAGCTGCTCGCCAACGAGGAGCGCTACCGGCTCGGCGAGAAGGTCATCCAGTGGGGCATGATGACCCTCGAGGAGCGGGACACGCACATCCTGGCGCTGCAGGAGCAGATCATGGTGCACGCCCTGGAGCACCCCGTCCTCGACTGGACGTGGACCCCGGGCGCCATGGACCAGCGGCTGGAGCAGGACCTCCACTTCCGGATGCACCACCGGCGCTTCGTGTGGAACGCCTTCCAGGAATGCCACTACATGATGGATCTCCTGGACATCCTGGACGGCCAGCGCGACTGGACCTGGGAAGGACGCCGGGACCTGGTGGAGAGCATGGCGGACCTGCCGCTCACCCCGGGAACGGCCTACGCCCTCTCCTTCCTGGGGGCCGACCCCATCGCCTTCGGCACCTTCCGGGACCTGAGCGCCCTCGACGAGGAGGAGGCGGCCCGGCTCGTCATGACCCTCTGGGCCCTGGGCGCCCTCACCCTCAAGGCGGAGGCGGTCCCCACCCTGAAGGCGGCGCCCCCCCCGGCCCCGGCGCCCGAACCGGTCCTCGAATTCACGCCCGGCCCCGCCCCGGATCCGCTTCCCCTCATCCCCCCGCCCCTCCTCCGGCCCTCCGACATCCGGCCCTCCACCGGCCTCCCGCTCATCCTGCCTCCCCCGCGCCCGCCCCGGGCGACGCCCCCGGCCCTGGACCTGGAGCCGCTGCCGATCCAGCCCGAATTCCTGGATTTCGAAGGGGAGCCCGGGGACGGCAAGGGGCCTTCCGGCAACAAGCGCATCCAGGCGCCGGCCGCGCCGCCGCCCCCCCCGCCCCCGCCGCCCGCGGAGCCGGAGCCCGAGCTGCCGCCCCAGCTGCCCCCCACGGGCCTGCCCCTTTCTCCGGCCGGCATTCCCCTGGCCTCCCCCGCCATCCCCCTCGCCCCGGCGCCCGCGCCGCCGGAGAACCCGGACCGGCCCCTGGAGGCCGCGGCCACGGCCATCCCCGCCCTGCCGCCCCCGCCCCCGGTCCTGGAGGGACCCGCCCGGGCGCGCCAACTGATGACCCATGCCCGCATGTCCGCCCAGCAGGACCGGACGGTGGAGGCGGTCCGCCTGCTGGAGCAGGTGGTGCAGCTGGACCCCGACGGGGAGGTGGCCTTCGAGGCCTGGCTGATGCTCGGCCGGCTCCGCAGCACCAACCCCGCCTGGTCGACCCGGGCCATCGAGGCGCTGCAGCAGGCCGCCCGCCTCCGGCCCCGGCGCGCGGAGCCCTGGGCGGCCATGGGCGAGATCTACCACCGCAAGGGCTTCGAGACGAACGCCATCGCCTGCTTCAAGAAGGCCCTCGGCCTGGACCCGTCGGTGGCGATCCCCAAGGACGTGGACCTGGACGCCCCCGCCCCCACCCCGGCGCCCGCCCCGGCCAAGAAGGGCCTGCTCGGGAAATTCAAATCCATGCTCGGCGGGGACTGA
- a CDS encoding HisA/HisF-related TIM barrel protein, with amino-acid sequence MKILPTLNIQNGLVVPLSGQGGATGDVMGMVTWLMDQGCHRLGLVDVDAARGHGNNRELIARAVNRFHAGRQKVLIQVGGGIRSSDQAQFFLDHGATWLAVGTILHRSPVMVEQLLARFREHLTAAVDVRGGEILASGWGGTWGQKPDAAGGLIGRFGFKRVLFMDLSPDAPEPDFETARLLSLQSKVPVFMGGSIRAPRHLTQAKEIPGLQGVVLDGLLLRDDPAFSVSNIVPGC; translated from the coding sequence TTGAAGATCCTGCCAACCCTCAACATCCAGAACGGCCTCGTCGTACCCCTCTCGGGCCAGGGCGGCGCCACGGGCGACGTGATGGGCATGGTCACGTGGCTCATGGACCAGGGCTGCCACCGCCTGGGCCTCGTGGACGTCGACGCGGCGCGGGGCCACGGCAACAACCGGGAGCTCATCGCGCGCGCCGTCAACCGCTTCCACGCGGGCCGGCAGAAGGTCCTCATCCAGGTCGGGGGCGGGATCCGCAGCTCCGACCAGGCCCAGTTCTTCCTCGACCACGGGGCCACCTGGCTCGCGGTCGGGACGATCCTGCACCGCTCCCCGGTGATGGTGGAGCAGCTCCTGGCGCGGTTCCGCGAGCACCTCACCGCGGCCGTGGACGTGCGCGGGGGGGAGATCCTCGCCTCCGGCTGGGGCGGGACCTGGGGGCAGAAGCCCGACGCCGCGGGCGGCCTCATCGGGCGCTTCGGCTTCAAGCGCGTGCTCTTCATGGACCTGTCGCCCGACGCGCCCGAACCCGACTTCGAGACGGCGCGCCTCCTCTCCCTCCAGTCCAAGGTCCCCGTCTTCATGGGCGGCAGCATCCGGGCCCCGCGGCACCTGACGCAGGCCAAGGAGATCCCCGGCCTGCAGGGGGTCGTCCTGGACGGCCTGCTCCTCAGGGACGATCCCGCCTTTTCCGTGTCCAACATCGTGCCTGGATGCTAG